The window GCAGCGCGTCGACGGTCTCGAGCAGGTGCTCGCGCGCTGCGACGTCGAGGCCGGTCGCCGGCTCGTCGAGCAGCAGCAACTGCGGCTCCGACATCAGTGCGCGCGCGATGAGGGTGCGGCCCCGCTCGCCTTGGGACAGCACGGGCCACCGGGCGTCCCGCCGTGCGCTGAGCCCGACGTCGGCGACGTGCTGCTCGGCCGCCTCGACCTGGGCCGCCGTGGGCTCCCACCGCATCATGAGGTCGGTCGTGCCGGTCAGCCCGGTCAGCACGGTCTCGAGCACGGTGAGCGGCGAGAGCATCCGGTGCCGGGGATCGACGTGCCCGATGTGCTCGCGGAGCTCACGGACGTCGACCCGTCCCAGGCGTCGGCCGAGCACCTCGACCGTGCCGGCGGTGGGGTGGCCCGTCGCGCCGAGGACCGCGAGCAGCGTGGACTTGCCGGCGCCGTTCGGCCCGAGGAGCGCCCAGTGCTCACCGCGCCGGACCGTGAGGTCGACGTCGTGCAGCAGGTCGCGCCCGGACCGGGTCACGCGGACACCGGTGGCGTTGATCAGGACGTCGGTCACCCGTCCATCCTGGCCCGTCAGCTGCGTGCGGAGCGGACGGACTCGATGTGCTGCTCGAAGTTCCGCGTCAGCGCACGCCCGGCCTCGGCGGCCGTCTCGCCGTCGCGCTCGTCGAGCGCCTCGCCGAGGATCGAGAAGAACGCCTCGGAACCGTACTGCTCGAACGCCGGGGTGGGGTTGAGCGTGAAGCGGACGCGCTCGAGCGCACCTTCGGCGGCGACCTGCACGAGGGGGTTGCCGGAGTGGGCGATGGCGAACTCGATGATGTCGGTCACGGCACCGCTGAACCCGAGGTCGCGGACCTTGCGGAGTCCGTCGGCACGGTCGAGCAGCTTCTGCATCGCCGCGACGTCCGCGTCGTCGTACTCGGGGACGCCCCAGCGCAGGCTGAGCTCGAAGAACCCGGCCGTGGCACGGGTCGCGGTCACCCAGTCGTCGAACGTGGGGGTGGCGACGCGGGTGTACCGGTTCGCCTCCATCTCGACGAGGCCGATGTCGACGAGCTTCGCGATCGCCTCGCGGATGGGGGTGCGACTGACTCCGAGCCACTGGACCAGCTCGTCGTCGTTCAGGCGTTCGCCGTGCTGGAGTGTGCCGTCGCGGAGGGCTGCCAGCATCTTCTCGTACACGACGTCGCGGAGCAGCTTGCGGGGTGAGTTCTCGACCGTGGACTTCGGGACCGGCATGTCATCTCCTCGTGCATCGGACTCGGTACTGGAATCCTAACGTGTCAATTTGCAAGCGCTTGTAAAATTGTGGTACAGGAGTATTTCAGCGCCGCAGGTCGACGACCGTCCGACCGTGCACGCGCCCGGCGACCACGTCCGCGCCGACCGCGATCGCCTGCTCCGGGGTGACGGTCCGGGTGACACCCGCCAGCAGCGCGGGGTCGAGGTCGGTCGCCAAGCGCTCCCACGCCCGACGCCGGAGCTCCAGTGGGGCGTCCACCGAGTTGATGCCGAGCAGCGACACCGACCGCAGGATGAACGGCAGCACCGTCGTGGGCAGCGCGGAGTCCTGGGCGAGCCCGCACGCCGTGACGGCACCGCCCCACCGGGTGCCGGCCAGCACGTTCGCCAGGGTGGCCCCGCCGACGCTGTCCACGGCACCGGCCCACGTCGCACGCTGCATCGGCTTGCCGGGCTCGGACAGCGCACTCCTGTCCACGACCTCCGTCGCGCCGAGTCGTCGGAGCGAGGCCTCGTTCGCGCTCCGACCGGTCGACGCGGTCACCCGGTGACCCCGGGCGGCGAGCAGGGCGATCGCCACCGTCCCCACCCCGCCGGACGCACCGGTCACGAGCACCGGCCCGGCATCGGGCGCGACGAACCGTTCGAGCGCGAGGACGCTGAGCATCGCCGTGAACCCGGCCGTGCCGATCGCCGCCGCGAACGAGTCCTCGATCGTCTCCGGCAGCACCACGAGGGAACCGGACGGCACCACCGCGTGCTGGGCCCAGCCACCGTGTCGGGTCTCGCCGAGCCCGGCGCCGTTCAGCACGATGCGGTCGCCGATCGCCACGTCGTGTACCCCCGGACCGAGGGCGGACACGGTCCCGACGACGTCGATGCCGGGCACGAGCGGGTCGACCCGGGCGACACCCGGGTTCCGGGCGAGCGCGAGGCCGTCCTTGTAGTTGACGCTCGAGTACGTGACGTCGATGAGGGCTTCGCCCTCGGTCGGATCGGGCAGGTCGACGTCGGCGACGGTGGGCGGGGCGGAACTGGACACGACTACGGCGCGGGTCATGCGCCGGACGCTACCCCGGGCCTCCCGGCCAGCGGTCCGTTCTTTCCCAGAACGCGAGCGATCCCTGGCGGAACCGGGCGTACCGAGTCGAAAGAAACGACCAGGTACGCCCGGAACGACCAGGTACGCCCGAAACGCCCCCGCGCTACCCGAACATGATGGCGGCCTCGTCGAACCGGGCCTGCGGCACGGTCTTGAGCTCGCCGAGCGCCTCGTCGAACGAGACGTGCACGATGTCCGTGCCCTTGAGGGCGACCATCCGGCCCCAACGCTCCTCGACCACCGAGTCGATGGCCGCCAGGCCGAGCCGTGTCGACAGCACCCGGTCGTACGCGGTCGGCGTGCCGCCGCGCTGGATGTGCCCGAGCGTCGTGGCGCGCGTCTCGATGCCCGTCATCTCCTCGATGAGCGGCGCGAGGCGCTCGCCGATGCCACCGAGCCGCGGACGGCCGAAGGCGTCGAGCCCGCGCTCGGTGTGCGCGTTGTCCTCGTGGTCGGGGACGAAGCCCTCGGCCACCACGACGAGCGGTGCACGCCCGCGGTCGTAGGCGGCGCGCACCCACTTCGCGATCTGCTCCATGCTCGTCTTCTGCTCCGGGATGAGGATCGCGTGCGCGCCCGCGGCCATGCCGGAGTGCAGGGCGATCCAGCCGACGTGCCGGCCCATGACCTCGGCGACCATGCAGCGGGAGTGCGACTCGCCCGTGGTGCGCAGGCGGTCCATCGCCTCGGTCGCGATCGCGACGGCGGTGTCGAACCCGAAGGTGTAGTCGGTGGCGCCCAGGTCGTTGTCGACCGTCTTCGGCACGCCGACGATCTTCAGGCCCGCGTCGGTGAGGCGCTTCGCCGCGGCGAGCGTGCCCTCGCCGCCGATCGCGACGATGGCGTCGATGCCGTGGCGCTCGAGCATGCGCTCGATGTTCTCGACCCCACCGTTCGGTCCTTCGAAGGGGTTCGTGCGGCTGGTGCCGAGGATCGTGCCGCCCTGCTTGGCGATGCCCTGGATGTCCTTACGGCCGAGCGGGACGATGTCGCCGTCGACGACGCCGCGCCAGCCGTCCCGGAACCCGACGAACTCGTGGCCGTGGATCGCGATGCCCTTGAGGACGATCGCGCGGATGACCGCGTTCAGACCGGGGCAGTCGCCTCCGGAGGTGAGGATGCCGATGCGCATGGGATCTCCGTCGTCGGGTGGTGCGGGTGGGGGTCGTGGGGGACTGCGACCATCATGACTGACGGTGGTTGCGCATTACCATCCCGGTGTGACCCTGCTCGCCTCCGCCTCGTCGTCCGGCGACGCGTCCGGCGATGCGTCCGGCGATGCGTCCGCCGGTGCGTCCGGCGACGCGTCTGGTGCGCCCGGTGCGTCCGGCGATGCGTCTCGCGTCGACACCGTGTACCGACCGGGAGGCCCGGTGGACGTCACGTCGACCCTGCGGCCCCTGCAGCGCGGCTCCGGCGACCCCGCCTACAAGGTGGTCGGGTCGGTCGTGTGGCTCGCGTTGCGGACGCCCACCGGCCCGGCTGCCGTGGCGATCCGGCCGGCCGGCGGCACCATCGCGGTCTCGGCGTGGGGCGACGGTGCTTCGTGGGCGGTCGAGCACGCGCCGGAGCTGCTCGGTCGCGGCGACGACTGGGACGGGTTCGACGTCTCCGGGCACGCCTTCCTCGCTGCCGCCCGGCAACGGCAGCCCGGGCTCCGCCTGCTCCGCACGAACACCGTCGTCGCGATGCTCGTGCCGGCGATCATGGAGCAGAAGGTGACCTCGAGGCAGGCGTGGGGAGCGTGGCGGTACCTGCTCCGCCGGTACGGCACCGCGGCACCCGGGCCGGCACCCGACGGTCTCGTCGTGCCGCCGACCGCCGACGAGTGGGCGCGGATCCCGAGCTGGGAGTGGCACAAGGCCGGCATCGAGCCCGGACGCTCGGCGACGGTGATGCGCGCGGTGCGTGTGGCCCCTGCGCTCGAGCGGACGCTGACGCTCGGCCGCGGCGGATCGGTCGTGTCCGCACGGCTGCAGTCGATCCCGGGCATCGGGAAGTGGACGGCTGCCGAGACCGCGCAGCGCTCCCACGGCGACCCGGACTCGCCGAGCGTCGGGGACTTCCACGTCCCCGCGCTGGTCGGGTGGGCGCTGACCGGGGGACCGGTCGACGACGACGGGATGCTCGAGCTGCTCGAGCCGTGGCGGGGGCACCGGGAGCGGGTCGTCCGGCTGATCGGCGGCTCGGGGTTCCGGAAGCCGGCGTTCGGGCCGCGGCTCACGATCCAGGACCACCGCGGCCACTGAGTGCGGGGGCGTCAGGGGTGGCGGGTGCCCTCGCCGGCCAGCACGGCGCGGTAGCCCTCGCGGAAGGTCGGGTACTGCGGAGTCCAGCCGGTGGACCGCAGCAACGCGTTCGACAAGCGCTTGTCACCACCGGACTGCCGGGCACCGCCGTCGCCGGTGACGGGATCGGGAACGCCGAGTTCGTCGGCCAGGAACCGCAGCACGTCGTCCAGCCGGCTCGGTTCGTCGTCGGTGCCCAGGTAGGTCGGCGCCGGGTCCGGCACGGTCGCCAGGTGCACGAGCGCGGCGGCGGCGTCGTCGCGGTGGATCCGGTTCGTGTGCGGTGAGGCACCGGGAGCCAGGCGGGCGGAACCGGAGCGGACCTGGTCGATCAGACGCTCGCGGCCCGGCCCGTAGACCCCGGACAGGCGGACGAGCACGGCGTCGGGAGCGCGTTCGCGCAGCAGCGCCTCGGCCTCGACCAGCACCTGAGCGGTCGGGGTCCCACCGTGCGCCGGGGTGTCCTCGGTGACCACGCTGCCGTCGTCGACGTCGTACACCGCGGTCGACGACACCACGAGCAGTCGCGGGTCGGCATCCGAGGCGTCGATGCCGTCGAGCACGTTCCGCAGGCCGTCGACGTAGGTGGCGCGGTACTCGTCGACGTCGCGGCTGCCGGCGGCGAAGGCCACGACGACGACGCTCGTGTCGGCGGGGATCTCGGGGGCCTCGTGCCGCAGGTCGACGCTCCGGCCGGTGATCGGCGCCGGGACCAGTCCGGCGCGGCGGCGGAGGCCGACCACGTGGTGTCCCTGTTCGGCGAACCGCAGGCCGGCCTCGGTTCCGAGGTCGCCGCAGCCGGCGATCACGACGGTGTCGTTGTTGTGCACCCGTCGACCTTGGCACGGCCGGTTGGTGGAAGGCGGGGAGGCATGCACATCACGGATCGCTAGGGTCGGCGCATGGGGCGGCAGCGGCGACGGGTGGTGCGTGACGTGGCGATCGCCCTGCCCCCGGTCGTCGAGATCGTGCTCGTCGTCGCCGGCTCGATCGTCTCCGTCGGAGCCGTGGGGGAGAGCGCGGAGTCGTGGGCGCCGTTGTCGTGGCCGCTGTACGCCGTCCTCGTGACGTTCCCGTTCGCGGTCGGCGCGCTCGTCGCGGCGGTGCGGCTCCGCGGACTCGAGGCCAGGACGCCGGCGATCTGCTTCGCTGCCCTGTCGGTAGCCGTGGGCGCCATCCCCTTCGTCGGGATGCTGAGCGTCCTCGTGCAGTCCTGGAGCGTCTCGTCTCGATGAGAACGGTCATCGTCCAGAGCAGGACCGCGCCCGCACCTCGGACTGCAACCCGTTTGAACGATCCGCCCCGCCACCTCGTTGACCGGGTACGGGACTCCGCACACGCACCAAGGTCATCATCGGCATCTCCACCGGCGTCGTGGTCATCGCGGCCGCCGCCGTCATCGCCGGCCCGTCCATCTACGCGAACACCGTCAACGGGCAGGCCGCCGCAGCCCCCTCGTTGCAGGCGACGTCGTCCGCCAGCCTGGACGCAGCGGACGCCGACGGCACCTGGACCAGCCAGAGCGGTTCCTACGCCGGCTACCGGGTGCACGAGGTCCTGCAGGGGAATGATGTGAACGTGGTCGGACGCACGAAGGACGTCGAGGGCACCGCCGAGGTCGACGGCGGCTCCCTCGCGAAGGCGACCGTCACGGTCCAGGTCGCGAAGATCACCACCCCCGAATCCGCACGCGACGCCTACTTCCGGGACACCGCGCTCGAGACGGACGAGTTCCCGACGGCGACCTTCACCCTCACGAAGCCCGTCGACGTCTCGAAGGCGCTCGACGGGAGCAAGCAGGACGTCACCCTGACCGGCACGATGGACCTGCACGGTGTCACGAAGGCCGTCACCGCCGACGCGCAGGTCGCCGTCGGCGAGGGCGGAACCGTGCAGGTCGCCGGTTCGGTGCCGATCACGTTCGCCGACTACGGCGTGGAGGCCCCCTCGCTCGGCTTCGTCACCGTGGACGGGAAGGGCTCCGTCGAGTTCTCCCTCGACCTGCAGAAGTGACCGTGACGAGTCGTTCCGCCGACGAGCTGCTCGCGACGCTGTACCGCGAGCACGGCGACGCGCTCACCCGGTACGTCCGGCACCTGACGCGGGACGGCTCGGCGGTCGAGGACGTCGTGCAGGAGACCATGGTCCGCGCCTGGCAGCGCCCGGCGGTGCTGGAACGTGCGCCGGACAGTGCACGCGCCTGGCTGTTCACCGTGGCGCGCAACCTGGTCGTCGACGACGCCCGGTCCGCCCGGAACCGCCGGGAGTTCGGCACGGAACACCCGGTCGACCGCGCGGAGTCGGACCGCACCGACGCCGTCCTCGACCGCATCGTCGTGGCCGACGCGCTCGCGTCGCTCTCGCCGGACCACCGTCGCGTGGTGGTGGACGCCTACTGGCTCGGCCACACGGTGCCGGAGATCGCACGACGACACGACATCCCCGAGGGCACCGCGAAGTCGCGGTTGCACTACGGGCTGCGAGCCCTGCGGCTCGCACTGCAGGAACGAGGAGTGACCCGATGAGCGACGACCGCTACGCAGAATGGGATGCGGCGTACGTGCTCGGGTCTCTGTCCCCGGACGAGCGGCTCGAGTACGAGCAGCACCTGGAGACGTGCGACCGCTGCACGGCCGCCGTCGCCGAGCTGGTCGGCCTGCCCGGTCTGCTCGCCAAGCTGCCGGCCGACCAGGCGATCGAGATCGCGGAACCGGACGGGAGGCCCGACACCGGTTCCGAGAGCACCCTCGCCTCCGTCGCGCACCGCGTTCGACACCGCCGCCGCCGTCGCCGGGTCTGGGTCGCCGCCACCGCGGGGCTCGCGGTGGTCGCCGCCGTGCTCGGCGGGCTCGCCGTCGGCACCGCGGGGGACCGCGGCACGGTGCAGGCCGGACGGGACGTCTCGGCATCGGCGACCGCGGACCGGTACGACATGACCGGCGCCCGGGGACTCGACGTCGACCTGGCCGTCAGCGGCGAACAGTGGGGCACCCGCTTCGACTGGGGCTGCTCGTACGGCGGCAAGGAATGGGCGGCGGACGGCTCGGTCATGTACGACCTGGTCGTGGTGCGGTCCGACGGCTCCACGCAGATCGTCGGCTCGTGGACGGCCGCCGGCGAGGACGCGAAGGGATTGTCGGCGTCGACGGACATCCCGCGCGACGACATCGCGAGCGTGCAGGTGCGGCTCCGCGGCGAACAGGGCGCCCTCGCCGTCGTCGACCTCTGACCGAGCCCTCCGCCCTCCGCCCCGAGGTTCCGAAATCTCGGCATCTGGGCGCGACTCACGGCTGTTCGTGGAACCTCGGCGCTCCACGGGCGGCGAGTCGTGGAACCTCGGCGGAAGCGCCCGGGGGAGTCCTCATCGGACGCGCGCGGGCAGTCAGCCGGAGACGGCGTCGTCCGACACGTCGGGGCCGATCGCGTCCTGGACGCGCGCACTGACGGACCGGAGTGTGTCCGCGTCGGTCCCCACGGGCCTCCAGAACAGGTCTTCCAACGCACCGGTGTGCGCACGGATGCCCGCGAGG of the Curtobacterium sp. TC1 genome contains:
- a CDS encoding ABC transporter ATP-binding protein; this translates as MTDVLINATGVRVTRSGRDLLHDVDLTVRRGEHWALLGPNGAGKSTLLAVLGATGHPTAGTVEVLGRRLGRVDVRELREHIGHVDPRHRMLSPLTVLETVLTGLTGTTDLMMRWEPTAAQVEAAEQHVADVGLSARRDARWPVLSQGERGRTLIARALMSEPQLLLLDEPATGLDVAAREHLLETVDALRHRHPELGSVMVTHHLEDLPASTSHAMLLRDGAVVAQGTADEVITSSAVSHAFDFPLAILRSEGRWAARRSA
- a CDS encoding GntR family transcriptional regulator; translation: MPVPKSTVENSPRKLLRDVVYEKMLAALRDGTLQHGERLNDDELVQWLGVSRTPIREAIAKLVDIGLVEMEANRYTRVATPTFDDWVTATRATAGFFELSLRWGVPEYDDADVAAMQKLLDRADGLRKVRDLGFSGAVTDIIEFAIAHSGNPLVQVAAEGALERVRFTLNPTPAFEQYGSEAFFSILGEALDERDGETAAEAGRALTRNFEQHIESVRSARS
- a CDS encoding MDR family oxidoreductase → MTRAVVVSSSAPPTVADVDLPDPTEGEALIDVTYSSVNYKDGLALARNPGVARVDPLVPGIDVVGTVSALGPGVHDVAIGDRIVLNGAGLGETRHGGWAQHAVVPSGSLVVLPETIEDSFAAAIGTAGFTAMLSVLALERFVAPDAGPVLVTGASGGVGTVAIALLAARGHRVTASTGRSANEASLRRLGATEVVDRSALSEPGKPMQRATWAGAVDSVGGATLANVLAGTRWGGAVTACGLAQDSALPTTVLPFILRSVSLLGINSVDAPLELRRRAWERLATDLDPALLAGVTRTVTPEQAIAVGADVVAGRVHGRTVVDLRR
- a CDS encoding 6-phosphofructokinase, with product MRIGILTSGGDCPGLNAVIRAIVLKGIAIHGHEFVGFRDGWRGVVDGDIVPLGRKDIQGIAKQGGTILGTSRTNPFEGPNGGVENIERMLERHGIDAIVAIGGEGTLAAAKRLTDAGLKIVGVPKTVDNDLGATDYTFGFDTAVAIATEAMDRLRTTGESHSRCMVAEVMGRHVGWIALHSGMAAGAHAILIPEQKTSMEQIAKWVRAAYDRGRAPLVVVAEGFVPDHEDNAHTERGLDAFGRPRLGGIGERLAPLIEEMTGIETRATTLGHIQRGGTPTAYDRVLSTRLGLAAIDSVVEERWGRMVALKGTDIVHVSFDEALGELKTVPQARFDEAAIMFG
- a CDS encoding DNA-3-methyladenine glycosylase family protein; this encodes MTLLASASSSGDASGDASGDASAGASGDASGAPGASGDASRVDTVYRPGGPVDVTSTLRPLQRGSGDPAYKVVGSVVWLALRTPTGPAAVAIRPAGGTIAVSAWGDGASWAVEHAPELLGRGDDWDGFDVSGHAFLAAARQRQPGLRLLRTNTVVAMLVPAIMEQKVTSRQAWGAWRYLLRRYGTAAPGPAPDGLVVPPTADEWARIPSWEWHKAGIEPGRSATVMRAVRVAPALERTLTLGRGGSVVSARLQSIPGIGKWTAAETAQRSHGDPDSPSVGDFHVPALVGWALTGGPVDDDGMLELLEPWRGHRERVVRLIGGSGFRKPAFGPRLTIQDHRGH
- a CDS encoding NAD-dependent epimerase/dehydratase family protein yields the protein MHNNDTVVIAGCGDLGTEAGLRFAEQGHHVVGLRRRAGLVPAPITGRSVDLRHEAPEIPADTSVVVVAFAAGSRDVDEYRATYVDGLRNVLDGIDASDADPRLLVVSSTAVYDVDDGSVVTEDTPAHGGTPTAQVLVEAEALLRERAPDAVLVRLSGVYGPGRERLIDQVRSGSARLAPGASPHTNRIHRDDAAAALVHLATVPDPAPTYLGTDDEPSRLDDVLRFLADELGVPDPVTGDGGARQSGGDKRLSNALLRSTGWTPQYPTFREGYRAVLAGEGTRHP
- a CDS encoding YceI family protein: MVIAAAAVIAGPSIYANTVNGQAAAAPSLQATSSASLDAADADGTWTSQSGSYAGYRVHEVLQGNDVNVVGRTKDVEGTAEVDGGSLAKATVTVQVAKITTPESARDAYFRDTALETDEFPTATFTLTKPVDVSKALDGSKQDVTLTGTMDLHGVTKAVTADAQVAVGEGGTVQVAGSVPITFADYGVEAPSLGFVTVDGKGSVEFSLDLQK
- a CDS encoding sigma-70 family RNA polymerase sigma factor, producing the protein MTVTSRSADELLATLYREHGDALTRYVRHLTRDGSAVEDVVQETMVRAWQRPAVLERAPDSARAWLFTVARNLVVDDARSARNRREFGTEHPVDRAESDRTDAVLDRIVVADALASLSPDHRRVVVDAYWLGHTVPEIARRHDIPEGTAKSRLHYGLRALRLALQERGVTR
- a CDS encoding zf-HC2 domain-containing protein, yielding MSDDRYAEWDAAYVLGSLSPDERLEYEQHLETCDRCTAAVAELVGLPGLLAKLPADQAIEIAEPDGRPDTGSESTLASVAHRVRHRRRRRRVWVAATAGLAVVAAVLGGLAVGTAGDRGTVQAGRDVSASATADRYDMTGARGLDVDLAVSGEQWGTRFDWGCSYGGKEWAADGSVMYDLVVVRSDGSTQIVGSWTAAGEDAKGLSASTDIPRDDIASVQVRLRGEQGALAVVDL